A window from Solanum stenotomum isolate F172 unplaced genomic scaffold, ASM1918654v1 scaffold21762, whole genome shotgun sequence encodes these proteins:
- the LOC125851037 gene encoding uncharacterized protein LOC125851037, with protein sequence MEFEEEGYRFHPRDSELFTYLLRFIAQKDLCDNGFITECDVYKQEPWVTYGYGSHCGGEDNGDTNIFRYFISPRHKKNKSDKRFCRVVGNNLGTWKQQDKGKWVRSKQSKPLNMGRKKSLNYDTKICCPDDRKWLMKEYVFCEAILKKFKNSNFRDYCICAIKTKNSANPSRSSNVSTAVVDFSDEQKLDTELFSGVNSVELRMDQEYKAITPINIVEPVLQIQESSSDEEKINALFENPAMEVDDVEVQIQEAAGEGNGVLEFENTIPENNLPKEPAHLQRGFIIEDCNAYSELQANNTNCVGLLTGCGDSAIRNNWELNTFSPIQEHMIPDFANVKSNITMPEIYGTLAEYMDADVLMNLDNKLINAFDFSKQAIVESNQHQVQITQEAAGEANGLLGQTVPFFQIKEFVMPENNLPEMFDMGYTLLEKSQTQEESMTLCETEKSSFVDDLTEALLDDVPLNDRLDANRESKKTLLLDQQSWQSNAHLQDMLL encoded by the coding sequence ATggagtttgaagaagaagggtaTCGATTTCATCCAAGAGATTCAGAGTTATTCACATACCTTCTTAGGTTTATCGCTCAAAAAGATTTGTGTGACAATGGTTTTATTACGGAGTGTGATGTTTATAAACAAGAACCATGGGTAACTTATGGCTATGGGAGCCATTGTGGGGGAGAAGACAATGGCGATACTAATATTTTTCGATACTTTATTTCCCCGAGGCATAAGAAGAATAAAAGTGATAAGAGATTTTGCAGAGTTGTAGGTAATAATCTTGGGACTTGGAAACAGCAAGATAAGGGGAAATGGGTTAGGAGTAAACAGAGCAAGCCTTTGAATATGGGACGCAAGAAGAGTCTCAATTATGATACTAAGATATGTTGTCCCGATGATAGAAAGTGGCTCATGAAGGAATATGTTTTTTGCGAAGCTATTCTTAAAAAGTTCAAAAACTCTAATTTTagagattattgtatttgtgCTATAAAAACGAAAAATTCTGCTAATCCTTCTCGAAGTAGTAATGTGAGTACAGCTGTTGTGGATTTTTCTGATGAACAGAAGTTGGATACAGAGTTGTTTTCAGGGGTAAATTCTGTTGAGCTGCGGATGGATCAGGAATATAAGGCGATCACTCCTATCAATATTGTTGAACCAGTGTTGCAAATTCAAGAGTCTTCATCAGATGAAGAGAAGATCAATGCTCTATTTGAAAATCCAGCGATGGAAGTTGATGATGTTGAGGTGCAAATTCAAGAAGCTGCTGGTGAAGGAAATGGTGTTTTGGAATTTGAGAACACAATACCAGAAAATAATCTGCCTAAGGAACCAGCACACCTGCAGCGAGGTTTTATTATTGAGGACTGTAATGCATATTCGGAACTTCAAGCCAATAATACAAACTGTGTTGGACTTCTAACTGGTTGTGGGGACTCTGCAATCAGGAACAATTGGGAGCTAAATACTTTTTCTCCGATTCAAGAACATATGATTCCTGACTTTGCGAATGTCAAGTCAAATATAACTATGCCTGAAATATATGGTACTTTGGCTGAATATATGGATGCCGATGTATTGATGAATCTGGACAATAAGCTGATCAATGCTTTTGATTTTTCTAAACAAGCAATAGTAGAATCTAATCAACATCAGGTGCAGATCACTCAAGAGGCTGCTGGTGAAGCGAATGGTCTGTTGGGGCAAACTGTgcctttttttcaaattaaagaatttgtGATGCCAGAAAATAACTTGCCTGAAATGTTCGATATGGGTTACACATTGTTGGAGAAGAGTCAGACACAAGAAGAATCTATGACACTTTGTGAAACAGAAAAATCGAGCTTTGTTGATGACCTTACAGAAGCCTTGTTAGATGATGTGCCTCTGAATGATAGATTGGATGCAAATAGGGAGAGTAAGAAAACATTATTGTTGGACCAACAATCTTGGCAGTCTAACGCGCATTTACAAGATATGCTGCTCTGA